One genomic segment of Coffea arabica cultivar ET-39 chromosome 6e, Coffea Arabica ET-39 HiFi, whole genome shotgun sequence includes these proteins:
- the LOC113696658 gene encoding uncharacterized protein, whose protein sequence is MGKAEDEQPLPGSIVDEAQRRIDEQNNVGNSDRRACCFCCWNRSSRLKRVVSFRCVFALVLGLGVLLSAFFLLPFFHYGDQKDLDLDSEFGGHAIVASFMVDKPASFLEDYVLQLEDDIFEEISFLTTKVEVLKLEPSAGPNTTKVVFAVDSDVTTQSLIRATFVSILIHQSPLGLTASLFGTPYSFEVLKFFGGITVSPQQSAFLMQKVQILFNFTLNFSIEQLQNNFDELRRQLKLGLHLAPYENLYISLTNLRGSTVVPPTIVQCRVLLAVGINPSKSRFKQLTQTITGSHEENLGLNNTVFGRVKQVRLSSVLPPGGTGSPSPAPVPQPHHHHHHHHHHHRHPDTNYSPTVAPAPRNENSGSINRKGAPQSAPLAAPTPTQGLHHKVEPPGCRFGHKNRHPRNGNRQTPISPPILAPVSAPSPQQQIDPPTPTVPQVPSSSPLPNVVFAHARPPSGREFDAEPPDITPSVSPSPSSSSASITLCNLWAALLFLPLVLYA, encoded by the exons ATGGGGAAGGCAGAGGATGAGCAGCCTTTACCAGGCTCAATTGTGGATGAAGCTCAAAGAAGAATTGATGAGCAGAATAATGTAGGAAATAGTGATAGGAGAGCGTGCTGCTTCTGCTGCTGGAACAGGAGCAGCAGGTTGAAGAGGGTTGTGAGTTTTAGATGTGTGTTTGCTTTGGTGCTTGGATTAGGAGTCTTGCTCTCTGCTTTCTTTTTGTTGCCATTTTTCCATTATGGAGATCAGAAGGATCTGGATCTGGATTCTGAGTTTGGAG GTCATGCAATAGTAGCAAGCTTTATGGTCGATAAACCAGCTTCATTTTTGGAAGACTATGTCTTGCAACTTGAGGATGatatttttgaggaaattaGCTTTCTCACCACTAAA GTGGAAGTACTAAAATTAGAACCTTCTGCTGGACCAAATACAACAAAAGTTGTCTTTGCAGTTGATTCTGATGTGACAACTCAAAGTTTAATCAGGGCTACTTTTGTATCTATCTTAATACATCAATCTCCTCTTGGTCTGACTGCATCCTTGTTCGGGACCCCTTATTCTTTTGAGGTGCTGAAATTCTTTGGAGGGATTACTGTTAGTCCTCAACAGAGTGCATTCCTCATGCAAAAAGTGCAGATCCTCTTCAATTTTACCTTGAACTTCTCTATTGAACAACTTCAAAATAATTTCGACGAACTGAGAAGGCAATTGAAGTTAGGATTGCATCTTGCTCCATATGAG AATTTGTATATAAGCTTGACTAATCTGAGGGGTTCAACTGTGGTCCCCCCAACTATAGTCCAGTGCCGAGTTTTGCTGGCTGTGGGCATTAACCCCTCAAAGTCAAGGTTCAAGCAGTTGACTCAAACAATAACTGGATCTCATGAAGAAAATCTAGGTCTGAACAACACTGTGTTTGGAAGGGTTAAACAAGTTCGTCTTTCATCTGTACTCCCTCCTGGTGGCACTGGGTCACCGTCTCCGGCTCCTGTTCCTCAACCCCATCATCACCATCaccatcaccaccaccaccaccgtcATCCTGATACCAATTATTCTCCCACTGTTGCGCCTGCACCAAGAAATGAGAATAGTGGATCCATCAACCGTAAAGGTGCACCACAATCCGCACCACTGGCTGCTCCTACTCCCACACAAGGATTGCATCATAAAGTGGAGCCTCCTGGTTGCCGCTTTGGGCATAAGAATAGACACCCGAGGAATGGGAATCGGCAAACCCCCATTTCACCACCAATTTTGGCACCAGTTAGCGCTCCCTCACCCCAGCAGCAAATAGATCCTCCTACACCAACCGTGCCTCAAGTCCCTTCATCAAGCCCATTGCCAAATGTAGTTTTTGCTCATGCTAGGCCTCCGTCAGGGAGAGAATTTGATGCTGAACCTCCTGATATTACACCTTCAGTTTCACCCTCACCATCTTCAT CATCTGCCAGCATCACATTATGCAATTTGTGGGCTGCCCTGCTGTTTCTACCTCTTGTGTTGTATGCGTAG